One genomic region from Capra hircus breed San Clemente chromosome 18, ASM170441v1, whole genome shotgun sequence encodes:
- the DBNDD1 gene encoding dysbindin domain-containing protein 1 isoform X1: protein MEPPEGASPGGLVKEVDVPQAALSAPIPVTGTSGQSPVAEEELLGIPIPAPGLLQVTERRQPLSSVSSLEVHFDLLDLTELTDMSDQELAEVFADSDDENMASDSHAGLHPLPRASCLRSPSWTRTRAEQNREKQSFGDPERQPAIVDTILTVERPKED from the exons ATGGAGCCCCCAGAGGGCGCCAGCCCGGGAG GCTTAGTTAAGGAGGTCGACGTACCACAGGCTGCCCTCAGTGCCCCCATCCCTGTCACAGGGACCAGTGGCCAGTCTCCTGTGGCTGAGGAGGAGTTGTTGGGCATCCCAATACCAGCACCAGGGCTCCTGCAGGTCACGGAAAGGCGGC AGCCGCTGAGCAGTGTCTCCTCCCTGGAGGTGCACTTCGACCTCCTGGACCTCACCGAGCTGACCGACATGTCTGACCAGGAGCTGGCTGAGGTCTTTGCAGACTCGGATGACGAGAACATGGCCAGCGACTCGCATGCAG GCCTACACCCGCTGCCCCGAGCCAGCTGTCTGCGCTCACCCTCCTGGACGCGCACTAGGGCGGAGCAGAACCGTGAGAAGCAATCCTTTGGTGACCCTGAGCGACAGCCTGCCATTGTGGACACGATTCTTACTGTGGAGAGGCCCAAGGAGGACTAG
- the DBNDD1 gene encoding dysbindin domain-containing protein 1 isoform X2 codes for MEPPEGASPGESPAPCGGSTEMAAPGRSPQPDRGHPAHPPGWATCAEEDQDTPGLVKEVDVPQAALSAPIPVTGTSGQSPVAEEELLGIPIPAPGLLQVTERRQPLSSVSSLEVHFDLLDLTELTDMSDQELAEVFADSDDENMASDSHAGLHPLPRASCLRSPSWTRTRAEQNREKQSFGDPERQPAIVDTILTVERPKED; via the exons ATGGAGCCCCCAGAGGGCGCCAGCCCGGGAG AGTCACCCGCCCCATGTGGAGGCTCCACAGAAATGGCAGCACCTGGCCGGAGCCCCCAGCCGGACAGAGGCCACCCTGCTCACCCACCAGGATGGGCCACGTGTGCAGAAGAGGATCAGGACACTCCAG GCTTAGTTAAGGAGGTCGACGTACCACAGGCTGCCCTCAGTGCCCCCATCCCTGTCACAGGGACCAGTGGCCAGTCTCCTGTGGCTGAGGAGGAGTTGTTGGGCATCCCAATACCAGCACCAGGGCTCCTGCAGGTCACGGAAAGGCGGC AGCCGCTGAGCAGTGTCTCCTCCCTGGAGGTGCACTTCGACCTCCTGGACCTCACCGAGCTGACCGACATGTCTGACCAGGAGCTGGCTGAGGTCTTTGCAGACTCGGATGACGAGAACATGGCCAGCGACTCGCATGCAG GCCTACACCCGCTGCCCCGAGCCAGCTGTCTGCGCTCACCCTCCTGGACGCGCACTAGGGCGGAGCAGAACCGTGAGAAGCAATCCTTTGGTGACCCTGAGCGACAGCCTGCCATTGTGGACACGATTCTTACTGTGGAGAGGCCCAAGGAGGACTAG
- the GAS8 gene encoding growth arrest-specific protein 8 yields MVLETSRGILQSLPGDGASWEGRALWFVGPRRRETTTMAPKKKGKKGKGKGTPIVDGLAPEDMSKEQVEEHIGRIREELDREREERNYFQLERDKIHTFWEITRRQLEEKKAELRNKDREMEEAEERHQVEIKVYKQKVKHLLYEHQSSLTEMKAEGTVVMKLAQKEHRAQEGTLRRDMRALKVELKEQELANEVMVKNLRLKHTEEITKMRNDFERQVREIEAKYDKKMKMLRDELDLRRKTEIHEVEERKNGQITTLMQRHEEAFTDIKNYYNDITLNNLALINSLKEQMEDMRKKEEHMEKEMTEVAMQNRRLADPLQKAREEMNDMQKKLGGYERDKQILVCTKARLKVTEKELKSLRWEHEVLEQRFIKVQQERDDLYQKFTTAILEVQQKAGFRNLILERKVQALVAAVEKKEVQFNEVLAASNLDPAALTLVSRKLEDVLESKNSAIKDLQYELARVCKAHNDLLRTYEAKLLAFGVPLDNVGFKPLETAVIGQTLGQGPAGLVGTPT; encoded by the exons ATGGTTCTCGAGACTTCGCGCGGGATCTTGCAGTCGTTGCCTGGAGACGGCGCATCCTGGGAAGGCCGGGCGCTTTGGTTTGTCGGTCCACGCAGGCGGGAAACCACAACCATG GCGCccaaaaagaaagggaagaaaggcaAAGGCAAAGGCACTCCGATTGTTGATGGGCTGGCTCCGGAGGACATGAGCAAGGAGCAG GTGGAGGAGCACATCGGCCGCATCCGGGAGGAGCTGGACCGCGAGCGAGAGGAGCGCAACTACTTCCAGCTGGAGCGCGACAAGATCCACACTTTCTGGGAGATCACACGGAGGCAGCTGGAGGAGAAGAAGGCCGAGCTGCGGAACAAGGACCGGGAGATGGAGGAGGCCGAGGAGAGGCACCAGGTGGAGATTAAG GTCTACAAGCAGAAGGTGAAGCACCTGCTGTACGAGCATCAGAGCAGCCTGACAGAGATGAAGGCGGAGGGCACCGTGGTCATGAAGCTGGCGCAGAAGGAGCACCGTGCACAGGAGGGGACGCTGCGCCGGGACATGAGGGCTCTGAAGGTGGAGCTGAAGGAGCAGGAGCTGGCCAACGAGGTGATGGTGAAGAACCTGCGGCTG AAACACACCGAGGAGATCACCAAGATGCGCAACGACTTTGAGAGGCAGGTGCGAG AAATCGAGGCCAAGTACGACAAGAAGATGAAGATGCTTCGGGACGAGCTCGACCTGCGCAGGAAGACAGAGATCCACGAAGTGGAGGAGAGGAAGAACGGCCAGATCACCACGCTGATGCAGCGACACGAGGAGGCCTTCACCGACATCAAGAACTACTACAACGACATCACCCTCAACAACCTGGCTCTCATCAACTCCCTCAAG GAGCAGATGGAGGAcatgaggaagaaggaggagcacatggagaaggagatgacggaGGTGGCCATGCAGAACCGGCGCCTGGCGGACCCCCTGCAGAAGGCTCGGGAGGAGATGAATGACATGCAGAAGAAACTCGGGGGCTATGAGAGGGACAAGCAGATCCTGGTG TGCACAAAAGCCCGTCTGAAAGTCACTGAGAAGGAGCTGAAGAGCCTGAGGTGGGAGCACGAGGTGCTGGAACAGCGATTCATCAAG GTGCAGCAGGAGCGGGACGACCTATACCAGAAGTTCACCACGGCCATCCTGGAGGTGCAGCAGAAGGCGGGTTTCAGGAACCTCATCCTGGAGCGCAAGGTGCAGGCACTGGTTGCTGCCGTGGAGAAGAAGGAGGTGCAGTTCAATGAGGTGCTAGCAGCCTCCAACCTGGACCCCGCGGCCCTGACCCTCGTGTCCCGCAAGCTGGAG GACGTTCTGGAATCGAAGAACAGCGCCATCAAGGATCTGCAGTACGAGCTGGCCCGGGTGTGCAAG GCCCACAATGACTTGCTGCGCACATATGAGGCAAAGCTCCTGGCCTTCGGAGTCCCCCTGGACAACGTGGGTTTCAAGCCCCTGGAGACCGCTGTGATCGGGCAGACGCTGGGACAGGGCCCTGCAGGACTTGTGGGCACCCCAACGTAG
- the LOC102172001 gene encoding 5-hydroxyisourate hydrolase gives MSSGAAQRLQTLQRHVGFQEGRGMEPGSSPLTTHVLDTASGLPAQGLYLRLSRLEDCGQQWTELKKSCTDHDGRCPGLLPPGQMKAGTYKLSFDTEGYWQKRGQESFYPYVEVVFTITNETHKFHVPLLLSPWSYTTYRGS, from the exons ATGAGCTCTGGGGCCGCCCAGAGGCTGCAGACACTCCAGCGACACGTGGGCTTCCAGGAG GGCAGAGGCATGGAGCCAGGCAGCAGCCCGCTGACCACACACGTGCTGGACACTGCCTCAGGGCTCCCGGCCCAAGGCCTCTACCTCCGTCTGTCCAGGCTCGAGGACTGTGGCCAGCAGTGGACTGAGCTGAAGAAAAG TTGCACAGATCATGACGGCCGCTGCCCTGGGCTCCTacctccaggccagatgaaggCGGGCACCTACAAGCTGTCCTTTGACACTGAGGGCTACTGGCAGAAGAGGGGCCAGGAAAGCTTCTACCCATACGTGGAG GTCGTTTTCACCATCACAAATGAGACCCACAAGTTCCACGTGCCACTGCTGCTGAGCCCGTGGTCTTACACCACATACCGAGGGAGCTAG